In Haladaptatus sp. ZSTT2, the following proteins share a genomic window:
- a CDS encoding type II toxin-antitoxin system antitoxin SocA domain-containing protein produces the protein MAKIDNIDRPTDAAFILFYLSGEIAGITKVQKLLFLMEKESAFGEKYKQDISFDFDAYKMGPFSPKVYEEVEFLQNIGAIEQEPLEHTASDSYEISKYTNSEEGSEGLSNKQFRMTDKGKKIARELVNVLEENEVEELNEMLSKYNEMSLMHLLEYVYTTYPEMTSRSEIKEQVLG, from the coding sequence ATGGCTAAAATTGATAACATTGATAGGCCAACTGATGCTGCTTTCATTCTATTCTATCTTTCAGGTGAAATAGCCGGTATTACGAAAGTTCAAAAATTACTATTCTTAATGGAAAAAGAATCTGCTTTTGGAGAGAAATACAAACAAGACATCTCTTTCGACTTTGATGCCTATAAGATGGGTCCATTCTCTCCAAAGGTATATGAAGAGGTGGAGTTTCTCCAAAATATTGGAGCAATTGAGCAGGAGCCATTAGAGCATACTGCAAGCGACTCCTACGAAATTAGCAAATATACTAATTCCGAAGAAGGATCTGAGGGACTTTCGAACAAACAATTTCGGATGACAGATAAAGGAAAGAAAATCGCACGTGAATTAGTAAATGTTCTTGAAGAAAATGAAGTAGAAGAATTAAATGAGATGTTGTCCAAGTACAATGAAATGTCTCTAATGCACCTTCTAGAATATGTCTATACTACATATCCGGAAATGACCTCCCGCTCTGAGATTAAAGAACAAGTACTCGGCTAA
- a CDS encoding site-specific integrase, whose product MADPAAEIERLRDRIDKSPDINEPDREALIAFSDEMYLLKTVYSDHRHVKLLRHCTLMAEEVGVLADALENKDAAEEIVRWINRTYDNEETNRDYRVALRVFGRRASDENGTEPTESIEWIPSGTSKNYDPAPKPGDMLHWEADVLPMVKQCRNSRDAALIAVAWDSGARSGEIRNLDVGDVTDHEHGLQITVDGKVGRRTITLIPSVPYLQRWLQDHPGKDNPSCPLWSKIGKAEGISYNAAAKILQRAADRAEVRKPVTFTNFRKSSASWLASHGINQATIEDHHGWKRGSQVASRYVSVFGKAADNELARIHGIDVSKDEPDPIAPIECPRCSRETPREEEFCVWCGQATEPGAAETMRKREERLRTAVMRLIRDDPGLLDDVERAQDLLTVLEARPDLADDASRFRAALDEWDGSGGRGH is encoded by the coding sequence ACGAACCCGACCGAGAGGCACTCATCGCCTTCAGCGACGAGATGTACCTCCTCAAGACCGTCTACAGCGACCACCGCCACGTCAAACTCCTCCGCCACTGTACGCTCATGGCCGAAGAAGTCGGCGTGCTCGCAGACGCCCTCGAGAACAAGGACGCTGCAGAGGAGATCGTCCGCTGGATCAATCGAACCTACGACAACGAAGAGACCAATCGGGACTACCGAGTCGCACTCCGTGTGTTCGGTCGTCGAGCGAGCGACGAGAACGGCACTGAACCAACCGAGAGCATCGAGTGGATTCCGAGTGGTACCTCGAAGAACTACGACCCGGCGCCGAAGCCCGGCGACATGCTCCACTGGGAAGCCGACGTGCTCCCCATGGTCAAGCAGTGTCGTAACAGCCGTGACGCGGCGCTCATCGCGGTTGCGTGGGATTCGGGGGCACGGAGTGGCGAAATCAGAAACCTCGACGTGGGCGACGTCACAGACCACGAACACGGCCTGCAGATCACCGTCGATGGCAAAGTCGGTCGTCGCACCATCACGCTCATCCCATCCGTTCCGTACCTCCAACGCTGGCTGCAGGACCATCCAGGAAAGGACAACCCGTCCTGCCCGCTCTGGAGTAAGATTGGGAAGGCTGAGGGTATCAGCTACAATGCAGCGGCGAAGATCCTCCAGCGTGCAGCAGACCGGGCAGAGGTGCGTAAGCCGGTGACGTTCACGAACTTCCGGAAGTCGTCTGCGAGCTGGTTGGCGAGTCACGGCATCAATCAGGCGACCATCGAAGACCACCACGGGTGGAAGCGCGGCAGTCAGGTCGCCTCTCGCTACGTCTCGGTGTTCGGGAAGGCCGCAGACAACGAACTCGCTCGCATCCACGGCATCGACGTGTCGAAGGACGAGCCAGACCCGATTGCTCCCATCGAGTGCCCGCGGTGTAGTCGCGAGACGCCCCGTGAAGAGGAGTTCTGCGTGTGGTGCGGTCAGGCGACCGAGCCGGGTGCGGCCGAAACAATGCGCAAGCGCGAGGAACGCCTGCGGACGGCGGTCATGCGGCTCATCAGGGATGACCCCGGCTTGCTCGATGATGTCGAGCGTGCCCAAGACCTGTTGACGGTGCTTGAGGCGCGGCCGGACTTGGCTGATGATGCGTCTCGATTCCGGGCCGCGTTGGACGAGTGGGACGGCAGTGGCGGTCGCGGTCATTAG
- a CDS encoding DNA adenine methylase codes for MPQAVFPYPGGKSRFASWILDYVPEHRTFVEVFGGAAGVLANKDPDCSGVEVYNDVDEDLVQFFTVLREQPDELVEWLHQVPYSRQLHSEWAQYYYRGYRPIDDVERAGRFFYLRYSQWGASYSSNSGFATSKVNSRAQSYSNKIDKLQAFAGRFDAVIIENLDWRDVLEKYDSAETVFYLDPPYVGKEDYYPAGVINHDRLVESLCDLEGDAICSYEKLPDDIDGLFSVTRDGEKRFINNGKSGEAKDAVERLLFNFDPTA; via the coding sequence ATGCCACAGGCAGTCTTCCCGTACCCGGGTGGTAAATCGCGCTTCGCATCGTGGATACTCGACTACGTCCCTGAGCACCGCACGTTCGTCGAAGTGTTTGGCGGCGCTGCGGGCGTCCTGGCCAACAAAGACCCCGATTGTTCCGGCGTTGAGGTCTATAACGACGTCGACGAAGATCTCGTTCAATTCTTCACAGTCCTTCGCGAGCAGCCAGACGAGCTCGTAGAGTGGCTGCATCAGGTTCCCTATTCGCGGCAACTGCATTCTGAATGGGCGCAATACTACTATCGGGGCTATCGGCCAATCGATGATGTTGAGCGGGCAGGTCGGTTCTTCTATCTCAGATACTCACAGTGGGGTGCAAGCTACTCCTCCAATAGCGGGTTTGCCACGAGCAAAGTGAATAGTCGGGCACAATCTTACTCGAACAAGATTGACAAGCTCCAGGCGTTCGCTGGCCGATTTGATGCAGTGATAATCGAAAATTTAGATTGGCGTGACGTGCTTGAGAAGTACGATAGTGCGGAGACAGTGTTCTATCTCGACCCGCCCTACGTTGGGAAAGAAGATTACTATCCTGCTGGGGTAATCAACCACGATAGGTTGGTCGAATCTCTTTGTGACCTTGAGGGGGACGCGATCTGCTCATACGAAAAGCTCCCAGACGACATTGATGGACTATTCTCGGTGACTCGCGATGGCGAAAAGCGATTCATCAACAACGGAAAGAGTGGTGAGGCCAAGGACGCGGTTGAGCGACTACTCTTCAACTTCGACCCAACTGCGTAA
- a CDS encoding MarR family transcriptional regulator, translated as MRKRAEWMTPFDDQILEVLHSSQLVLSPSIIAFNLERSREGVSKRLSELTSHGLVEKIERGKYEISGKGEAYLAGDLDASELNE; from the coding sequence ATGCGCAAGCGTGCCGAGTGGATGACTCCATTTGACGACCAAATACTGGAGGTTCTCCACTCCTCACAGCTTGTTCTCTCACCCTCAATTATCGCCTTCAACTTAGAACGGTCTCGTGAAGGCGTCTCAAAACGTCTATCAGAGCTAACTTCTCACGGGCTGGTTGAGAAAATTGAGCGCGGGAAATACGAAATCTCAGGAAAAGGAGAGGCGTATCTTGCTGGCGACCTCGACGCCTCCGAGCTGAATGAGTGA
- a CDS encoding PadR family transcriptional regulator encodes MSVETPDEQTPLDIAVALTQFREHILYVVADYDEPPHGLAIKADLEAIYHAEVNHGRLYPNLDQLVDDGLLEKGALDRRTNYYELTDLARRVLAAKHDWEATKLHGVQVP; translated from the coding sequence ATGAGTGTCGAAACCCCTGACGAACAGACGCCACTTGATATCGCGGTGGCGCTCACGCAGTTCCGCGAACACATCCTCTACGTCGTCGCCGACTACGACGAACCACCCCACGGACTCGCCATCAAAGCCGACCTCGAAGCCATCTACCACGCAGAGGTCAACCACGGCCGCCTCTACCCCAACCTCGACCAGCTCGTAGACGACGGCCTCCTCGAAAAAGGCGCACTCGACCGGCGCACCAACTACTACGAACTCACCGACCTCGCACGCCGCGTGCTCGCGGCCAAGCACGACTGGGAGGCAACCAAACTCCACGGAGTGCAGGTGCCATGA
- a CDS encoding Eco57I restriction-modification methylase domain-containing protein encodes MSESPSPTVGSRDDFVETVISEYSDLYSEIEEGERAEHDLMPRVVDHLFIEALGWEKSDYQQEDDWNDVRFFDEDRNPVVIVEGKRRGVNVDKGIDQVFRYASETPYARYLISTNVDSMHVYERCDGSNPDAITCHDVSAKLVTKIPFEGICNRVSGGAISDELSLDEKQRVKRLFRLRKEEVTHADRYSDFTLGSRQDVDNDDGFDNLIDTLRLCLEDYLFPYTLSAFDKFESRYEEFERERSELEEQIERLEESGHDDTEIAELEDKLAELKDDYEIYNQFHSDYETWVRLSNRQDNEEDENKEVFCRESVYVQLNKILLIRIAEDKDLVNQMVSNGGVHRYFEFWDDYTRYVDRDYIDLFETASEELSEVYDYLYSRRLFDWGIQSDSELDNVLQRTLWHLNHYDFENVDRDVLGHLYQEHLPPEERKALGEFYTPVAVVDLILDSVGYTTDKQLEKEQYDLIDPACGSGTFLVRAAKRLLERLDKKGVPPRDAIEIVQERIHGLDLNPFACHIAELNLLFQVIDLYKEVKDDNPDYTLDRFHIYRTDSLRAETQESLTAMYSSELQRQYREERKQAASVKMREDYGFVVGNPPYVRIQNIPKGPARDEYDEYDTAHYNYDIYILFMERAAQWLAEDGTLGFIISNKFTENRYGAKIQDYLLQNYHINEIINFGDVSVFEGVQSYPMIFIGDRINKNSPFRSSDDFELKEDYSFTYAGVTEELPEITQTALNGANGDRSSSDAREREKEGGKIAELIRASMPKTPGGTPPTNEELMKRITELAPDAKVSQPPLQVYPMKASMLLAADEWQFIPQDEHEVMEAMEDAAREFGEYDGSVANNGVQTGSNDIFVIDEATIEEYGIEDEVVHPTLGGRDVVRWHTNAMNKYILYTTPDTNLDELDGAREYLEDNRDGLEERYCVTDNRRKWYELAEYRPGVFDKNKVVTPDICYYNNFFNDEDGDFYSLNSTYVMFSEELASDYLVGVLNSDPVQFYMRRTAPQYGNDYLRYITSYLFKIPIPDPAEADDSVVQTVVDAATDLKELSKGYQEAKEIVATPELVFELEDVDRSSMSFAGYIESMNLSGGDADVSPNIDGTTIRLNVQDTIEFVNENVAEAFATLIQLLEVKAGSDLKELDVPSSEEELFAVVDALEAAAERTEADVKTGGKLEEELNEAVFELYGFSEEHRELILERVDKPENPLDAKVR; translated from the coding sequence ATGTCTGAATCTCCCTCACCGACGGTTGGATCTCGAGATGATTTCGTTGAAACTGTCATCAGTGAGTACAGCGACCTCTACAGCGAAATCGAAGAAGGTGAACGTGCAGAACACGACTTGATGCCGCGCGTCGTCGATCACCTCTTTATCGAGGCGCTCGGGTGGGAGAAATCCGACTACCAGCAGGAAGACGACTGGAACGACGTCCGGTTCTTCGACGAAGACCGGAACCCTGTCGTAATCGTGGAGGGTAAACGAAGGGGTGTTAATGTTGACAAAGGCATTGACCAGGTATTCCGGTATGCTTCCGAGACCCCGTACGCGCGGTACCTGATCAGTACCAATGTCGACTCGATGCACGTCTACGAACGGTGCGACGGGTCGAACCCAGACGCAATCACGTGCCACGACGTGAGCGCGAAACTCGTCACAAAAATACCGTTTGAAGGGATTTGTAACCGAGTCAGTGGCGGTGCGATCAGCGATGAACTGTCGCTCGACGAAAAGCAGAGAGTTAAACGGTTGTTCCGGTTGCGGAAAGAGGAAGTCACGCATGCAGATCGGTACAGTGATTTCACCCTCGGCAGTCGCCAGGATGTTGACAACGACGACGGGTTCGACAATCTAATCGATACGCTTCGGCTGTGTCTCGAAGACTACCTTTTCCCGTACACTCTATCGGCCTTCGATAAGTTCGAGAGTCGCTACGAGGAGTTCGAACGCGAACGCTCAGAACTTGAGGAACAGATAGAGCGCCTCGAGGAGAGCGGGCACGATGACACGGAAATCGCGGAGTTAGAGGATAAACTGGCCGAGCTGAAGGACGACTACGAGATCTACAATCAGTTCCATTCTGACTACGAAACTTGGGTCAGACTATCGAATCGCCAGGACAACGAGGAGGACGAAAACAAGGAGGTGTTCTGTCGGGAGAGTGTTTACGTCCAGTTGAACAAAATTCTCCTTATCCGTATTGCTGAGGACAAGGATCTCGTCAACCAGATGGTGTCAAACGGCGGAGTACACCGGTATTTCGAGTTCTGGGACGACTACACCAGATACGTCGATCGTGACTACATCGATCTGTTCGAAACTGCGTCTGAAGAACTTAGCGAGGTCTACGACTATCTGTACTCCCGTCGGTTGTTCGACTGGGGCATTCAGTCCGATTCAGAACTCGACAATGTCCTTCAGCGCACACTTTGGCACCTAAACCACTACGACTTCGAAAATGTCGATCGGGATGTTCTGGGACACCTGTATCAAGAACACTTGCCGCCAGAAGAACGGAAGGCACTCGGAGAATTCTACACCCCTGTCGCCGTTGTTGACCTGATACTCGACAGCGTCGGATATACCACGGACAAGCAACTTGAGAAGGAACAATACGACCTCATCGATCCGGCATGTGGTTCAGGAACGTTCCTCGTCAGAGCAGCGAAGCGCTTGCTTGAACGGCTAGACAAAAAAGGTGTTCCACCGCGAGATGCGATTGAAATCGTCCAAGAACGCATTCACGGGCTCGACTTGAACCCGTTCGCTTGCCATATCGCAGAGCTGAATCTTCTGTTCCAAGTGATTGACCTTTATAAAGAGGTCAAGGACGACAACCCAGACTACACGCTCGACCGATTCCACATCTACCGGACAGACAGCCTGCGCGCCGAAACACAAGAAAGCCTGACAGCGATGTACAGCAGTGAACTGCAACGCCAATACCGTGAAGAGCGCAAGCAGGCGGCGAGCGTGAAAATGCGTGAAGACTACGGGTTTGTTGTTGGAAACCCGCCGTACGTTCGCATCCAAAACATCCCGAAAGGCCCCGCGAGAGATGAATACGACGAGTACGACACTGCGCACTACAATTACGACATCTACATCCTGTTCATGGAGCGGGCTGCGCAGTGGCTGGCCGAAGACGGCACCCTTGGTTTCATTATCAGCAACAAGTTCACCGAGAACCGCTACGGAGCGAAAATCCAGGACTATCTCCTTCAGAATTACCACATCAACGAAATCATCAACTTCGGTGATGTGAGCGTATTCGAGGGTGTGCAGTCGTATCCGATGATCTTTATTGGGGATAGAATCAACAAGAACTCCCCATTCCGGTCGTCGGATGATTTCGAACTCAAGGAAGACTACTCCTTCACATACGCCGGAGTAACCGAGGAACTCCCGGAGATCACTCAAACCGCGTTGAACGGGGCGAACGGAGATAGGAGTAGTTCTGATGCACGTGAACGTGAGAAAGAAGGTGGGAAGATTGCCGAGCTGATTCGCGCAAGCATGCCAAAGACACCCGGGGGCACACCACCCACTAATGAGGAGTTGATGAAGCGCATTACCGAGCTGGCTCCTGATGCGAAAGTATCTCAACCACCCTTACAGGTGTACCCAATGAAGGCCTCAATGTTGTTGGCTGCTGATGAGTGGCAATTCATTCCTCAGGATGAGCACGAAGTGATGGAGGCAATGGAAGACGCCGCTCGTGAGTTCGGAGAATACGACGGGTCTGTCGCGAATAACGGTGTACAGACCGGATCGAACGACATTTTCGTCATCGACGAAGCGACCATCGAGGAATATGGCATCGAAGATGAGGTCGTCCATCCCACGCTTGGTGGCCGTGACGTTGTTCGTTGGCACACCAACGCGATGAACAAGTACATTCTGTACACTACCCCGGACACAAATCTGGACGAACTCGATGGAGCAAGAGAATACCTGGAAGATAACAGAGACGGACTCGAAGAACGCTACTGTGTTACCGACAACCGGCGCAAGTGGTATGAGCTGGCTGAATACCGCCCTGGCGTTTTCGACAAGAACAAGGTCGTCACGCCGGACATTTGCTACTATAACAACTTCTTCAACGACGAAGACGGCGATTTCTACTCTCTGAACAGTACCTATGTAATGTTCAGCGAGGAACTGGCATCTGACTACTTAGTCGGAGTACTGAATAGTGACCCGGTGCAGTTCTATATGCGCCGAACAGCCCCGCAGTATGGGAACGACTATTTGCGGTACATCACCAGCTATCTGTTCAAAATTCCGATTCCTGACCCGGCTGAGGCTGATGATAGTGTAGTTCAGACGGTAGTGGATGCTGCGACTGATTTGAAAGAGCTCTCGAAGGGCTATCAGGAGGCCAAAGAGATTGTTGCAACTCCAGAGCTGGTGTTCGAGCTTGAGGACGTCGACAGGTCATCAATGTCGTTTGCAGGGTACATCGAGTCTATGAATTTAAGTGGTGGAGACGCAGATGTCTCCCCGAATATCGACGGAACGACCATTCGGTTGAACGTGCAGGATACAATCGAGTTCGTCAACGAAAACGTCGCTGAAGCGTTTGCGACGTTGATACAGTTGCTAGAGGTGAAAGCGGGAAGTGACCTCAAAGAACTTGATGTTCCGTCCTCTGAGGAAGAGCTGTTCGCCGTTGTGGACGCGCTCGAGGCGGCCGCAGAGCGCACTGAAGCGGATGTCAAGACTGGTGGGAAGTTGGAGGAGGAGTTGAACGAGGCAGTGTTTGAGCTGTATGGTTTCAGTGAAGAGCATCGCGAGTTAATTCTCGAGCGCGTTGACAAGCCGGAGAACCCGTTAGACGCCAAGGTTCGCTAA
- a CDS encoding GNAT family N-acetyltransferase: MNEFYMGILNGTKKFGSGNPTTTQVPAVRCPDCGETVFTESFGEVTCETCENSFHVSGHFGETCTAVVCDACGTDISFIQENRIRIVDWETYYCSKCHQILAVQTEDGPQSIKNMLSTDWVLNDRSVESIAITFGDNYWMKQTETNREQFATDLLNLEARAKDSSFNAYSPDSTNAYLCFTEDYCVGYITWNLKKDHPELGQLYILPEFRRRGIGSGFVEAWRNDVTGGDSHFLVNNPNADMFRLLHSLGMVDVTDEGPEFHGFDWSGNWLDFPDEWNSV, encoded by the coding sequence ATGAATGAGTTCTATATGGGAATTCTAAATGGAACCAAGAAATTCGGGTCGGGTAATCCGACCACCACACAAGTACCTGCGGTTAGGTGTCCAGATTGCGGGGAGACTGTCTTTACTGAGTCGTTCGGCGAGGTGACTTGTGAGACCTGCGAAAACAGCTTCCATGTTAGTGGTCATTTCGGAGAGACGTGTACAGCTGTGGTGTGCGATGCGTGCGGAACCGACATCTCCTTCATCCAAGAGAATCGCATTCGAATTGTTGACTGGGAAACGTATTATTGTAGTAAGTGCCACCAAATTCTTGCAGTTCAGACTGAGGACGGGCCGCAATCGATTAAGAACATGCTTTCCACCGACTGGGTGTTAAATGATCGGTCAGTGGAGTCCATAGCAATCACATTTGGTGATAATTATTGGATGAAGCAAACAGAGACGAACCGCGAGCAGTTTGCAACCGATTTGCTCAATCTTGAGGCTCGGGCGAAAGATTCCAGTTTCAACGCGTATAGTCCGGACAGTACGAACGCCTATCTCTGCTTTACCGAAGACTATTGTGTTGGTTATATAACTTGGAATTTAAAGAAGGACCATCCTGAACTCGGACAATTATATATTCTCCCAGAGTTCCGGCGACGAGGTATCGGCTCCGGATTCGTTGAAGCATGGCGAAATGATGTTACTGGAGGTGACTCACATTTCCTCGTCAATAATCCAAATGCGGATATGTTTCGTCTTCTCCACAGTCTGGGTATGGTTGATGTGACTGACGAAGGTCCTGAGTTTCACGGGTTTGATTGGAGTGGCAATTGGCTAGACTTTCCCGATGAATGGAACTCTGTCTAA